The Candidatus Hydrogenisulfobacillus filiaventi sequence CGGGTCGCCGTACGCATCGGTGCGCCGGTTGGAGAGGGGGGACAGGAATTCGTGCAGAAGGTAGCCATGAGCACCATGTAGTTCGATGAGGTCCATCCCCGCCGCCACAGCCCGGCGGGCGGCGGCTGCAAATGCCTCCACCAGGCGATGGATGGCATCGACCGACAGGGCCTCCGGTACCCGGTAGCCCGGGGCCGGAAACGCGATCGGGGAAGGGGCGACCGGACGCAGCGATGGAGAGTAGGCCTTGCGGCCGGCATGCGCAATCTGGATGCCGATGCGGGCCCCCTGGGCATGCACCGCCTCCACCAGCCGCGCGTAAGCCGGGATCTGCGCATCCTCCCAAAGGCCCAGGTCGTTGACAGTGATGCGGCCGTCAGGGTCCACGGCAGTCATTTCAACCATGATGAGGCCGGCGCCGCCTACCGCCCGGGAGACATAGTGCACAAAGTGCCAGGTGTTCGGTCGCCCGTCCTCGGCGTCCACCGAGTATTGGCACATGGGGGACATCATGATGCGGTTCTTCAGGGTCAAGCCCCGGAGGTTGAAGGGGGAAAAAAGAGCCGGGGGCATATTGTGCCTCCTTTTCCGCTCATCATCAATGGCCGCCATGATAGGGGTGGTGGTGCAGGATGGTTAACGCCCGGTAGACCTGCTCCGCGACCAGCACCGCCACCAGCTGGTGGGGGAAGGTCAGCGGCGACAAGGACCAGCGCCAGTCGGCCCGGGCGCGGGCGCGGGTATCCCAGCCCGAGGCGCCTGCCACCGCCAGGGTCACCGGTCCCGCCGCCATCCAGGCCTCCAGCCGGCGGGCAAACCCATGGCTATCCGGGCGTTCCCCCTCCACGTCCAGCAGAATCAGCCGTTCAGGGCCCGCCGCCTGCAGGAGGCGGGCAGCGGCACGAGCCGGGTCGGCCCCGGCGGCCGGCAGCTCCTGCCACTCCCACGGCGCCCAGGCGCGGATGCGACGGCCGTACTCCTCCATCAGCGTCCGGAGTCCCGGCTCCCGCATGCGGCCCACGGTCAGCAGACGGATGCGTCCCATTCAGACCGGCCCGGCCAGTACGCGATAGAAGGGGTACGGGTCCCGGAACAGGCGGCGCACCTCAAAGCCGGCGGCCTCCAGCCGGGCAGCCAGCGCCTCCGGCCCGATGCGGATGGCGAGCGGCGGCCCCATCTCGGTGGGAACCGGCAGCCATTCCACCAGGTAGAGCCGGCCGTGGGGCTGGAGGAGCGGGTGAAGGCGCCTTAGGACCGCGTCCGGGTCGTCCAGGTCATGAAAGACGTTGGCCATCAACACGGCGTCAGCCGGCGGGAGCGCCGGGACATCTCCGTCCGCAACCAGGCCCGCCACGTTGGGAAGACCTTCCCGGCGGGCACGCTCGGTGGTGGCGGCCACCATCCGAGGGTCGCGGTCTAGCGCCCAGACCCGACCCCCGGTGAGGTAGCGGGCAGCCGGGATCGTAAAGAAGCCGGCACCGCAGCCGTAATCGATTAGCGTTTCGTCGCGGCGGTACAGGAAGTCGGGCAACAGCGATTCCGGGGGCAGATGCTGCCGGCGGGCAGCCTCTGCCGCCAGCAGGCGCTCAGGGTCGAATCCGCCGTGCGGTGGCATGCCGGACCTCCCTTCATGGTGCGGCAGGCGGTGAGCCGCCTTTCCCCACTCATAACCCAGACGGGCGGGGAAGGCAAGGCCAGGGGTGGTATGGGGTAACACTAGCGGCGAAAGGGGGCGATAGGCAGATGGTGTATGCAGGCGGTTCCGAAGGGGAGCCGGCGGGGCGTTGTCCGGAATGCGGCCACCGGCTGGAGCCCGATTTGGGACACTTGGAGGCCGGCGAGGGCCTCGGCTGGCGGTGCCCAGCCTGCGGCTGGGTGCCGGAACCGGAATAGCGGCGGACAGCAAAAATCCCGGCGCGAGGCCGGGGCAA is a genomic window containing:
- the namA gene encoding NADPH dehydrogenase, which gives rise to MPPALFSPFNLRGLTLKNRIMMSPMCQYSVDAEDGRPNTWHFVHYVSRAVGGAGLIMVEMTAVDPDGRITVNDLGLWEDAQIPAYARLVEAVHAQGARIGIQIAHAGRKAYSPSLRPVAPSPIAFPAPGYRVPEALSVDAIHRLVEAFAAAARRAVAAGMDLIELHGAHGYLLHEFLSPLSNRRTDAYGDPTRFPAEVVTAVKAELPATMPLFMRISAVDYDPGGYGLDGLLERLGPLVAAGVDLFDVSSGGNGPTGPEAPYPGYQLPYARAVKHRWHLPVAAVGLLDDPALAEHVIAAGDADLVAIGRGFLRDPYWPNTAARALEGGVVQVPHQYHRAFPHAFLH
- the rlmH gene encoding Ribosomal RNA large subunit methyltransferase H; translated protein: MGRIRLLTVGRMREPGLRTLMEEYGRRIRAWAPWEWQELPAAGADPARAAARLLQAAGPERLILLDVEGERPDSHGFARRLEAWMAAGPVTLAVAGASGWDTRARARADWRWSLSPLTFPHQLVAVLVAEQVYRALTILHHHPYHGGH
- a CDS encoding protein of unknown function (Evidence 5 : Unknown function); this encodes MPPHGGFDPERLLAAEAARRQHLPPESLLPDFLYRRDETLIDYGCGAGFFTIPAARYLTGGRVWALDRDPRMVAATTERARREGLPNVAGLVADGDVPALPPADAVLMANVFHDLDDPDAVLRRLHPLLQPHGRLYLVEWLPVPTEMGPPLAIRIGPEALAARLEAAGFEVRRLFRDPYPFYRVLAGPV